The Sesamum indicum cultivar Zhongzhi No. 13 linkage group LG6, S_indicum_v1.0, whole genome shotgun sequence genome has a segment encoding these proteins:
- the LOC105165591 gene encoding ubiquinone biosynthesis O-methyltransferase, mitochondrial codes for MASKHLLARLRTLTRPALHYSPPRFLYRNPNYLHEHQTRTYSNAPQPSPAAQASATPPVSSLHSKSSLNEAELKKFAAIAETWWDAEGPFKPLHVMNPTRLAFIRSSLCRHFGKDPNCTRPFEGLKFVDVGCGGGILSEPLARMGATVTGVDAVEKNIKIARLHADLDPLTSSIDYCCTTAEKLVEEQRKFDAVIALEVIEHVADPXXXXSALTSIGGATLISTINRSMRAYATAILMAEYVLHWLPMGTHQWSSFLTPEELVLILDRASISVQEMAGFVYNPLTGRWYLSDDISVNFIAYGTKNSK; via the exons ATGGCTTCAAAGCATCTCTTAGCTCGCCTACGAACTCTAACCCGACCCGCTTTGCACTATTCCCCACCTAGATTTCTCTACCGGAACCCTAATTATCTGCATGAACACCAAACAAGGACGTATTCGAATGCTCCCCAGCCATCTCCAGCGGCTCAGGCTTCGGCTACTCCACCGGTGTCCAGTTTACATTCGAAGAGCTCCTTGAATGAAGCTGAGCTTAAAAAGTTCGCCGCCATTGCAGAGACCTG GTGGGATGCTGAAGGGCCGTTTAAGCCATTGCATGTGATGAATCCCACGAGACTTGCTTTTATTAGGTCCTCTTTGTGCCGGCATTTTGG AAAGGATCCAAACTGTACAAGGCCATTTGAAGGATTGAAGTTCGTCGATGTTGGCTGTGGAGGGGGGATTTTATCTGAG CCTTTGGCTCGTATGGGTGCTACTGTCACAGGAGTTGATGCTGTGGAAAAGAATATCAAGATTGCACGGCTTCATGCG GATTTGGATCCTTTGACTTCATCTATTGACTATTGTTGCACAACAGCTG AAAAATTGGTGGAAGAGCAGAGGAAATTTGACGCTGTAATTGCACTGGAA GTAATTGAGCATGTGGCGGATCCTNNNNNNNNNNTGTCAGCATTGACTAGCATTGGTGGAGCTACTCTCATTTCAACAATTAATCGTTCAATGAGAGCATATGCAACAGCCATTCTCATGGCTGAATATGTCTTACACTGG CTCCCAATGGGCACGCATCAATGGTCGAGCTTTCTCACGCCAGAAGAACTCGTCCTAATTCTTGATCGTGCTTCTATTTCT GTCCAAGAGATGGCTGGGTTCGTTTACAACCCCCTGACGGGACGGTGGTATCTCTCTGATGATATCAGTGTAAATTTCATCGCATATGGCACAAAGAACAGCAAATAG
- the LOC105165592 gene encoding citrate synthase, glyoxysomal, with protein sequence MESVDHSTVARGRLAVLSAHLAASYDQFGGVPNGILESSTCSAAVAPPPNLKGSLIVVDERTGKRYQVQVSEEGTIKATDFKRITTGKDDKGLKLYDPGYLNTAPVRSSICYIDGDEGILRYRGYPIEELAEGSSFLEVAYLLMYGNLPSEAQLADWEFAVSQHSAVPQGILDIIQAMPHDAHPMGVLVSAMSALSVFHPDANPALRGQDIYKSKQVRDKQIVRILGKAPTIAAAAYLRMAGRPPVLPSSNLSYSENFLYMLDSLGNRSYKPNPRLARALDILFILHAEHEMNCSTAAARHLASSGVDVYTALAGAVGALYGPLHGGANEAVLKMLSEIGSIDNIPDFIEGVKNRKRKMSGFGHRVYKNYDPRAKVIKKLAEEVFSIVGRDPLIEVAIALEKAALSDEYFVKRKLYPNVDFYSGLIYRAMGFPTEFFPVLFAIPRMAGYLSHWRESLDDPDTKIMRPAQVYTGVWLRHYMPLKERMITKAEDKLGQVSVSNATRRRLAGSGA encoded by the exons ATGGAGAGTGTCGATCATTCAACTGTTGCTCGAGGCCGCTTGGCTGTGCTCTCAGCTCATCTCGCCGCTTCATATGATCAATTTGGGGGAGTTCCCAATGGGATTCTGGAATCTTCTACCTGCTCTGCCGCCGTGGCGCCGCCGCCTAATCTGAAAGGCTCGTTGATTGTGGTTGATGAGCGTACTGGGAAGAGGTACCAGGTTCAGGTCTCTGAGGAAGGCACTATCAAAGCCACCGACTTCAAAAgg ATAACAACCGGAAAGGATGACAAGGGGCTGAAGCTTTATGATCCAGGATACCTCAACACTGCTCCTGTGCGATCATCGATTTGCTACATTGATGGTGATGAAGGGATTCTTAGATACAGGGGTTATCCGATTGAGGAGCTGGCCGAAGGGAGTTCTTTTCTGGAAGTGGCTTATCTTTTGA TGTATGGGAATTTACCATCTGAAGCGCAATTGGCAGATTGGGAGTTTGCTGTTTCACAGCATTCAGCTGTCCCACAAGGAATATTG GATATCATCCAGGCAATGCCCCATGATGCTCACCCAATGGGTGTTCTTGTCAGTGCAATGAGTGCTCTTTCAGTCTTTCACCCAGATGCGAATCCAGCTTTAAGG GGCCAAGACATATACAAGTCTAAACAAGTGAGAGATAAGCAAATTGTCCGCATACTCGGGAAG GCGCCTACAATTGCTGCAGCCGCTTACTTGAGAATGGCTGGAAGGCCACCTGTTCTTCCATCCAGCAACCTCTCATACTCAGAGAACTTCTTATATATGCTTGATTCATT GGGCAACAGGTCTTATAAACCTAATCCACGGCTTGCTCGTGCTCTTGatattcttttcatattacatGCAGAACATGAAATGAATTGCTCCACTGCAGCTGCAAGGCACCTTGCTTCAAG TGGTGTTGATGTGTATACAGCCCTCGCTGGTGCAGTTGGAGCCCTGTATGGCCCTCTTCATGGTGGAgccaatgag GCCGTGCTTAAGATGCTGAGTGAGATAGGAAGCATCGACAATATACCAGATTTCATTGAAGGTGTAAAAAACAG GAAGCGTAAGATGTCCGGTTTTGGACACCGTGTCTACAAGAACTACGATCCCCGAGCAAAGGTCATCAAGAAACTTGCAGAAGAAGTATTTTCAATTGTTGGCAGGGATCCTCTTATAGAG GTGGCCATAGCTTTAGAGAAGGCTGCCCTATCAGATGAGTATTTTGTGAAGAGGAAGTTGTATCCTAATGTGGATTTCTATTCTGGGTTGATTTACAG AGCCATGGGTTTTCCGACAGAGTTCTTTCCTGTTTTGTTTGCAATTCCTCGAATGGCTGGCTATTTATCTCACTGGCGAGAGTCTCTGGATGATCCAGATACAAAGATAATGAGGCCAGCACAG GTATATACCGGTGTATGGCTAAGGCACTACATGCCACTCAAAGAAAGGATGATAACAAAAGCAGAGGATAaactgggtcaagtttcggtTTCCAACGCAACTAGGAGACGGTTGGCTGGATCTGGGGCCTAG
- the LOC105165593 gene encoding actin-related protein 2/3 complex subunit 1A, with protein sequence MAAVSVHQFAQCITCHAWSPDHSMIAFCPNNNEVHIYKLLEGKWEKIHVLQKHDQIVSGVDWGTESNRIVTVSHDRNSYVWSQEATEWVPTLVILRLNRAALCVQWSPTENKFAVGSGAKTVCVCYYEQENNWWVSKVIRKRHDSSVTSVAWHPDNILLATTSTDGKCRVFSTFIKGVDVKNSARASSESKFGEQIMQLDLSYSWAFGMKWSPSGNMLAYVGHNSMIYFVDDVGPSPSAQSVAFRDLPLRDVLFISERMVIGVGFDCNPMVFTADRRGLWSFLRFLDERITSSSAKSGSQISGKFGKFYGQSKYGSNDTVETSRTHGRAHENCITNIVPLKKPGDTAVTQFSTSGLDGKVVIWELQSQDDLSEYL encoded by the exons ATGGCCGCTGTTTCAGTTCATCAGTTCGCTCAGTGCATCACTTGCCACGCTTGGAGTCCCGATCACTCCA TGATAGCGTTTTGTCCGAATAACAACGAAGTGCACATCTATAAACTGTTGGAAGGCAAGTGGGAGAAGATCCATGTTCTTCAAAAG CATGATCAAATTGTTTCCGGTGTGGATTGGGGCACAGAATCAAATAGGATAGTTACTGTTTCTCATGATCGGAATTC ATATGTTTGGTCCCAAGAAGCCACAGAGTGGGTGCCAACACTTGTTATTCTTAGGCTAAATCGTGCAGCACTTTGTGTACAATGGAGTCCAACAG AAAACAAGTTTGCTGTTGGAAGTGGGGCTAAGACTGTTTGCGTATGCTACTatgaacaagaaaacaatTG GTGGGTCAGTAAAGTTATAAGGAAGCGGCATGATTCTTCTGTGACGAGTGTTGCCTGGCATCCTGATAAT ATATTACTTGCAACCACATCAACAGATGGGAAATGCCGAGTATTCTCTACTTTCATCAAAGGTGTAGACGTCaa GAACTCTGCAAGGGCTTCATCTGAGTCCAAATTCGGAGAG CAAATCATGCAGCTTGATCTCTCATATAGTTGGGCATTTGGCATGAAGTGGTCTCCAAGTGGCAATATGTTAGCATATGTAG GTCACAATTCAATGATCTACTTTGTTGATGATGTTGGTCCTTCTCCATCTGCTCAGAGTGTGGCATTCCGTGATTTGCCTCTTCGTGAT gTTTTGTTCATTTCTGAGAGAATGGTCATTGGTGTGGGATTTGATTGCAACCCAATGGTATTCACAGCAGATCGAAGGGGATTATG GAGTTTCTTGAGGTTCCTTGATGAGAGGATAACATCTTCAAGTGCAAAATCTGGCTCACAG ATTTCAggaaaatttggaaaattttatggCCAATCAAAATATGGAAGCAATGACACCGTTGAAACTTCAAGAACACATGGGCGAGCACATGAAAACTGTATCAC TAATATTGTACCCCTCAAGAAACCAGGGGATACTGCTGTTACACAATTCAGCACTTCAG GATTGGATGGCAAGGTAGTCATATGGGAATTACAATCGCAAGACGACCTCTCGGAGTACTTATGA
- the LOC105165594 gene encoding pentatricopeptide repeat-containing protein At2g01860 encodes MESLLCCLFSYPVSNCGSITRFSRGVVFASRSDSKKPYHRKLQLPKNLRHRRRTEAPPDFHPVLHRDDEEQIPCEELQPDSESADLESDYDEIDASGSYDGNVVWESDEIETISSLFQGRIPQKPGKINRERPLPLPLPHKIRPLGLPVPKNLIRTSHARSARQPISNQMYKNPAFLISLARDIRSLPPEDDVSTVLNQWARFLRKGSLSLTVRELGHMGLPNRALHVFCWVQSQPHLFPDDRILASTVEVLARAHELKMPFDLDKFINLASRSVYEAMVKGFIKGGKLRLARRLVAAATEGKRMLDSNLYAKLILELGKNPDKRKHVLPLLEELAKREDLKLSQQDCTAIMKVCIKLEKFDIVEALYDWFKKSGGAPSVVMYTTIIHSWYLENRYRDAMAVVWEMEASNCPLDLPAYRVLIKLFVALNDLSRTSRYYSKLKESGFTATYDIYREVIGIYMASGRLARCKEICREAEMAGFKLDEQTRKVLL; translated from the coding sequence ATGGAGAGCTTACTCTGCTGTTTGTTTTCATATCCAGTTTCTAACTGCGGTAGCATTACTAGATTTTCGCGAGGTGTAGTGTTTGCCTCACGCTCTGACAGCAAGAAACCTTACCATAGAAAACTGCAGCTTCCCAAGAACCTTCGTCATCGTCGACGGACTGAGGCTCCACCTGACTTCCATCCTGTGCTTCATCGCGACGACGAGGAACAGATTCCATGTGAAGAGCTGCAGCCGGATTCTGAATCAGCTGACCTTGAGTCCGATTATGATGAAATTGATGCTAGTGGAAGTTATGATGGAAATGTAGTTTGGGAGTCGGATGAGATTGAAACTATTTCATCCCTTTTCCAGGGAAGGATTCCTCAAAAGCCAGGAAAGATAAATCGGGAAAGGCCTCTCCCACTCCCGCTTCCTCACAAGATTCGACCTTTGGGACTTCCCGTGCCAAAGAATCTAATCAGGACTAGTCATGCTCGTTCTGCGAGGCAGCCCATATCCAATCAGATGTACAAAAATCCGGCTTTCTTGATTAGCTTAGCCAGGGATATCAGAAGCCTTCCTCCTGAGGATGATGTGTCCACAGTTCTCAACCAGTGGGCTAGGTTTCTCCGAAAAGGGTCCTTGTCGCTGACAGTCCGGGAGTTGGGCCACATGGGCCTTCCGAACCGAGCCTTACATGTGTTTTGTTGGGTTCAGAGCCAGCCTCACTTGTTCCCAGATGATCGTATCCTTGCCTCCACTGTCGAGGTCTTAGCCAGGGCGCACGAGTTGAAAATGCCTTTCGATTTGGATAAATTCATCAACTTGGCAAGTCGTAGCGTCTATGAGGCCATGGTAAAGGGTTTCATTAAAGGAGGGAAATTGAGACTTGCCCGGAGGCTTGTTGCAGCTGCCACAGAAGGTAAAAGAATGTTGGACTCTAACTTGTACGCTAAACTAATTCTAGAACTAGGGAAGAATCCTGATAAAAGAAAGCATGTATTGCCATTGTTGGAGGAGCTTGCAAAGAGAGAGGATCTTAAACTGAGTCAGCAGGATTGCACTGCTATCATGAAAGTCTGCATAAAACTGGAGAAGTTTGACATTGTGGAGGCATTATATGATTGGTTCAAAAAGTCAGGCGGAGCTCCCAGTGTAGTCATGTACACCACTATAATACATAGTTGGTATTTGGAGAATAGATATAGGGATGCAATGGCTGTCGTCTGGGAAATGGAGGCTTCAAATTGTCCGCTTGATCTCCCAGCTTATCGTGTGCTTATAAAGCTTTTTGTTGCTCTGAATGATCTTTCCAGGACTTCCAGATATTATTCTAAGCTCAAGGAATCTGGTTTTACTGCAACTTATGATATTTACAGGGAAGTAATTGGAATTTATATGGCTTCTGGGAGATTAGCCAGGTGCAAGGAAATCTGCCGCGAGGCTGAGATGGCTGGATTCAAGTTGGATGAACAAACAAGGAAAGTTTTGCTGTAG
- the LOC105165595 gene encoding uncharacterized protein LOC105165595, with protein MENQMVRRRSGVIAAHLASHEDMSASATHVFPMSCSNSLNTVMGRRDNRTYFARQGSSAHGPHMRQASSEQGNYTQPRTPFKTTDHGNKGPNALGTPAFSRPAQLQPDIPSVKGIQTADAPRFARPNGKHGQPEFHSEEKTNNFASKGSEWSPKMDVLESGLNYVVTLEIPGVSIDNIKVEVDDQNVIVTGNRPNWSCAVASSKTTPCYLRREILQGPYRIVWPLPTNANKELVSAEIQDGLLRITIPKLSGLRWLRKAYM; from the exons ATGGAGAATCAAATGGTGAGGAGAAGAAGCGGTGTTATCGCAGCCCATTTAGCTTCTCATGAAGATATGTCAGCCTCTGCCACCCACGTTTTCCCCATG AGCTGCAGCAATAGTCTGAACACTGTCATGGGGAGGCGTGACAACAGAACATATTTTGCTCGGCAAGGGTCCAGCGCTCATGGTCCCCACATGAGACAGGCTTCAAGCGAGCAG GGAAACTATACACAACCTAGGACACCTTTCAAGACCACTGATCATGGAAACAAAGGGCCTAATGCTCTTGGAACACCCGCATTTTCCAGACCTGCTCAGTTACAACCTGATATTCCAAGCGTAAAAGGAATCCAGACTGCAGATGCTCCCAGATTTGCACGGCCAAATGGAAAACATGGGCAGCCCGAGTTCCACTCTGAggagaaaacaaataattttgcatCGAAGG GATCTGAGTGGTCGCCAAAAATGGATGTTTTAGAATCTGGACTCAATTATGTTGTTACGTTGGAAATTCCCGGTGTCAGTATTGACAACATAAAGGTGGAGGTCGACGACCAAAA TGTGATTGTAACCGGGAATCGTCCAAACTGGTCTTGCGCAGTGGCATCTTCAAAAACAACACCGTGTTACCTCAGAAGGGAAATTTTACAGGGTCCATATCGAATTGTATGGCCGCTTCCCACTAACGCAAACAAGGAGCTTGTTTCAGCAGAAATTCA GGACGGACTTCTTCGGATTACAATTCCCAAACTTTCAGGGCTAAGGTGGCTGAGAAAGGCATACATGTag